The DNA segment CCTTCACCCGGGTGTTGCCGACGTCCTCGATCCGCACCGGCCCCGATGCGTAGGGGGCGATGGCGGCCAGGGTCGGCATGGTGTCGGAGATGTCACGCATGTTGACGGTGAGCCCGGCGAGCGAGCCGGGCCCGGTGACCGTCGTGCCGCTCGCGGTCGTGCGGACGTCGGCGCCCATCCGGCCGAGCACCTCGGCGAAGCGCAGATCGCCCTGGAGAGCGCCTTCGCCGAGGCCCGGCACCGTGACCGTGTGCCCGGTGACAGCGGCCGCCGCGAAGAAGTAGCTCGCCGTGGAGGCGTCCGGCTCGATGGCGTACTCGGTGGCGCGGTAGCCGCCGGGCGGCACCGTGAACACGTTTCCCTCGCGGGCCACCTCGACGCCGAAGCTGCGCATCATGGCGAGGGTGATCTCGATGTACGGGGCGGAGACGAGGTCCGTGACGGTGATGCGCAGCCCCGTGCGGGTGAGCGGGCCGAGCATCAGCAGCGCGGTGAGGTACTGCGACGACTGGCCCGCGTCGAGGGTCAGTTCGCCGCCCTCGATGCCGCGGGCGGCGATGCTCAGCGGGTGGTGGCCCTCTGCTTCCCCGTGGCGGAGGTCGACGCCCAGCTCCTGGAGAGCGCGGGTGAGCGGGGCCAGCGGGCGGCGGCGCATCTGGGCCGATGCGTCGAAGCGGTACGTGCCTCTCCCGGTGCCCGAAGGGCCCGGGAAGTGCCCCCGGCCCGCGGCGGCGAGGGTGGGCAGGAAGCGGGCCGTGGTGGCGCCGTCCCGGCAGTAGACGTCCGCACCGGCCACGCCGGGTCCGGCCGGGCGGCCCTCGACGCGCCAGGCGTCCGGCCCGCGCTCCACGGCGTATCCGAGCCGGGTGAGGCCCTCGGCGAACCCCTCGGTGTCGTCGGAGACCAGGGGGCGCAGGAGTGTGGTGGTGCCCTCGGCCGCGGCGGCCAGGAACAGGGCTCGGGCGGTCACGGACTTGGAGCCGGGGATTTCTGTCACGGTCACGGGCGGACATTCTGCCGTGCGCCCGCGACCGGGGCCGGGGCGGTCCACGATGCGGCCGTGGACCGCCCCGGAGGGGTCTGCCGTCCCGGGTCAGCGGATACGGCGGTGGACGTTGTCCGCGGTGGAGGGTCCCGGAGTGGCGTCGGCGATCCAGGGGCCTTCGCCCGACGCGTCGACGATGCCCTCCTCCAGCCAGGTGTACGTACCGGACAGGACACCGGACACGACCTTGCGGTCCAGTTCGTCGGTGTTCGCCCAGAGCCGGCCGAAGAGTTCGTCGATGCGGAGCCGGGCCTGCCGGCAGAAGGCGTCGGCCAGTTGGTACGCCTCCCGGCCGTGGTCGTCCGACGAGCGCAGCAGTTCGGCCCGTACGCAGGCCGCGCTCATCGCGAAGAGCTCGGCGCCGATGTCGACGATGCGGCCGAGGAAGCCCTGCTTCGTCTCCATCTTTCCCTGCCAGCGCGACATGGCGTAGAAGGTCGAGCGGGCCAGCTTGCGCGCGGAGCGCTCGACGTGGCGCAGATGGACCGAGAGGTCCGGGTGGCCCTCCGGGTGGAAGGCCGCGTAGCTGCCGGGCAGCTGTCCGGGGCCGGCGACGAGCTTCGGCAGCCAGCGGGCATAGAACGCGGTGGCCTGTGCCCCCGCCTTCGCCTTGTCCTGCAGCGAGGTCTCGGGGTCGATGAGGCCGCCGGCGACGGAGAGATGCGCGTCGACGGCCTCCCGGGCGATCAGCAGGTGCATGATCTCGGTCGAGCCCTCGAAGATGCGGTTGATGCGCATGTCCCTGAGCATCTGCTCGGCGGGCACCGGCCGTTCGCCGCGGGCCGCGAGGGAATCGGCCGTCTCGAAGCCGCGGCCGCCGCGGATCTGCACCAGTTCGTCGGCGATCAGCCATCCCATCTCGGACCCGTACAGCTTGGCGAGCGCCGCCTCGATCCGGATGTCGTTGCGGTCCTCGTCGGCCATCTGGGAGGAGAGGTCCACGACCGCTTCGAGGGCGAAGGTCGTCGCGGCGATGAAGGAGATCTTGGCTCCGACCGCCTCGTGCCGGCCGACGGGCCTGCCCCACTGCTCTCGCTCGGCCGACCACTCGCGGGCGATTTTCAGACACCACTTGCCCGCGCCGACACACATCGCGGGCAGCGAGAGCCGGCCCGTGTTGAGGGTGGTGAGGGCGATCTTGAGACCGGCGCCCTCCGGGCCGATCCGGTTCGCCGCCGGGACGCGGACCTGGTGGAAGCGGGTGACGCCGTTCTCCAGGCCGCGCAGACCCATGAAGGCGTTGCGGTTCTCGACGGTGATGCCCGGCGAGTCGGCCTCGACGATGAAGGCGGTGATGCCGCCCTTGCCGTCCTTGCCGCCCTCGCCGTTCTCGGGCCTGGGCACCCTGGCCATCACGACGAGCAGGTCCGCGACGACGCCGTTGGTCGTCCAGAGCTTCACGCCGTCGAGGACGTACGAGTCGCCGTCCCGGACCGCCGACGTGGCCAGCCGGGCCGGGTCCGAGCCGACGTCCGGCTCGGTGAGCAGGAACGCCGAGATGTCGGTGCTGGCCAGCCGGGGCAGGAAGGCGTCCTTCTGCTCCTGGGTGCCGAACTGCTTGAGCGGCTGCGGCACCCCGATCGACTGGTGCGCGGAGAGCAGCGCGCCGACGGCCGGGCTGGCCGAACCGACCAGTGAGAGCGCCCTGTTGTAGTACACCTGGGTGAGGCCGAGGCCGCCGTACTTGGTGTCGATCTTCATGCCGAGCGCGCCGAGCTGTTTGAGCCCGTTGACCGTCTCGTCGGGGATGCGGGCCTCGCGCTCGATCAGCGCGCCGTCGATCCCGGTCTCGCAGAAGGCGCGCAGCTTCGCCAGGAAGGCCTCGCCGCGGCGCACGTCCTCGGCGTCGGGCAGGGGATGCGGATGGATCAGATCGAGCCGGAAGCGGCCGAGGAACAGCTCCTGGGCGAAGCTCGGTTTCCGCCAGTCCTGTTCACGGGCGGCCTCGGCGACCTCGCGCGCCTCGCGCTCGGTGACCCTGGGCTTGTCGAGTGGTGCGGTCATGAGGGGTACTCCTCACCGCGGACGTCGGGTGGACACACCTGCCCGCAGTCAGGCGGTGCTAGTCGTCACTACTCGTCCGTATGTACCCCATCCCCAGCACCGCGGCCACCCCTCGCGTGCGTGAGGGGTGGCCGGGCGGGGGCGAGTGCGTCCGATCGGGTCTGATCGGACGCGGGTCCGGATCAGCTCCGTGGGCCGGGTCCGGACCGGTTCGCCCGGTTCGACGGGCGACGCCCGTTCAGAAGGCGGGGCGCGTTCAGAGGGCGAGGCCCGTGAAGA comes from the Streptomyces sp. NBC_01471 genome and includes:
- the aroA gene encoding 3-phosphoshikimate 1-carboxyvinyltransferase, with amino-acid sequence MTVTEIPGSKSVTARALFLAAAAEGTTTLLRPLVSDDTEGFAEGLTRLGYAVERGPDAWRVEGRPAGPGVAGADVYCRDGATTARFLPTLAAAGRGHFPGPSGTGRGTYRFDASAQMRRRPLAPLTRALQELGVDLRHGEAEGHHPLSIAARGIEGGELTLDAGQSSQYLTALLMLGPLTRTGLRITVTDLVSAPYIEITLAMMRSFGVEVAREGNVFTVPPGGYRATEYAIEPDASTASYFFAAAAVTGHTVTVPGLGEGALQGDLRFAEVLGRMGADVRTTASGTTVTGPGSLAGLTVNMRDISDTMPTLAAIAPYASGPVRIEDVGNTRVKECDRLEACAENLRALGIEVATGPDWIEIRPGSPRPARIETHGDHRIVMSFAVTGLRTPGITFDDPGCVRKTFPGFHEAFAELRRSW
- a CDS encoding acyl-CoA dehydrogenase family protein, which encodes MTAPLDKPRVTEREAREVAEAAREQDWRKPSFAQELFLGRFRLDLIHPHPLPDAEDVRRGEAFLAKLRAFCETGIDGALIEREARIPDETVNGLKQLGALGMKIDTKYGGLGLTQVYYNRALSLVGSASPAVGALLSAHQSIGVPQPLKQFGTQEQKDAFLPRLASTDISAFLLTEPDVGSDPARLATSAVRDGDSYVLDGVKLWTTNGVVADLLVVMARVPRPENGEGGKDGKGGITAFIVEADSPGITVENRNAFMGLRGLENGVTRFHQVRVPAANRIGPEGAGLKIALTTLNTGRLSLPAMCVGAGKWCLKIAREWSAEREQWGRPVGRHEAVGAKISFIAATTFALEAVVDLSSQMADEDRNDIRIEAALAKLYGSEMGWLIADELVQIRGGRGFETADSLAARGERPVPAEQMLRDMRINRIFEGSTEIMHLLIAREAVDAHLSVAGGLIDPETSLQDKAKAGAQATAFYARWLPKLVAGPGQLPGSYAAFHPEGHPDLSVHLRHVERSARKLARSTFYAMSRWQGKMETKQGFLGRIVDIGAELFAMSAACVRAELLRSSDDHGREAYQLADAFCRQARLRIDELFGRLWANTDELDRKVVSGVLSGTYTWLEEGIVDASGEGPWIADATPGPSTADNVHRRIR